The Ruminococcaceae bacterium R-25 DNA segment CTGATCAAGATATCTCTTTGCTTCAGGGGCTTCAGCGAACTTTCTCAAGACCGCATTAACGTATCCCGAAGCCTTCGGGTTATACTTTTTCGTAATCTCTACAGATGCGTCAACAGCAGCATAAGCGGGGATGTTATTTCCGAACTGGATCTGCCATACTGCCATTCTTATTGCAGTTCTTGCGACAGGATCCATGAAGTCGGTTTCTTCTTTTGTAATGTGCCTTATAAGAAAATCGATCGTGAATGTATAAGTAAGAGTTCCGTAGAGCATCGCTCTTGCAAAATCGATCTTCTTCCCTTCGGAATTTGCGATCTTATCAGCCTTCTTGATCACGAGATTTGAATAAGCGTCCTTCTCATATACCCAGTAGAGCATGAGAAAGCAAAGTTCTCTCTCGTTATCTTCGGCAATTAATCTCGCCAGTTCTTTCTTCTTATACTTGATATCGTCAGACATTAGGTATCTCCTACATTATCGGATTTCCGACGGTGAAATTATGGGCGCAGTCTCTGGACATAAGTCTCTTTCCGCCCGGTACCTGCAGTTCCTTTACCTTAAGATATCCCTTGCCGCACTTAACGATAAGGTTCTCGCCTTTTGCTTTTACAACAGTTCCGGAAACAGAATCTTTAAGATCTTCCGGTACCATTGCTTCATCTTCCAATACTTCTGAATCAAGGACTTTGAGCTTATTTTCACCCTTCATTACAAATGCGCCGGGCCATGCGCTTAAAGCTCTTACCCTGTTGTGGATATCCAAAGCGTCCTGATCCCAGGAAAACTCACCTTCTTCAGGTCTTATCGGAGGGCAGGAAGTTGCCAAAGAATCGTCCTGCTTTGTGGCAGTAAGTCTGCCATCTACCCATGCATCAATGATGGAAGGGAGCTTTTCAGCGCTTGCAATAGCAAGCCTGTTCATGAGAGTTTCAGTATGCTCATTGGGATCGATCTCAACTTCGATCTTTTCGATGATGTCGCCTGTATCCATTCCGACATCCATCTTCATGAATGTGATGCCTGTTACCTTATCGCCTTCCAGAACAGCGCGCTGTACGGGAGCTGAACCTCTTCTTGCAGGAAGAAGGCTTCCGTGGCAGTTGATGCAGCCATACCTGGGAAGGTCCAAAACAGCTTTCGGAAGGATCTTTCCATATGCTGCAGTAACGATGAGATCGGCATTATAGGAAGAAAGCTTTTCGAGCGCTTCTTCAGTCTTTAATGTGTCAGGCTGGAATACCTCAATGCCGTTTTCTTGTGCCAATACTTTAACCGGCGGTGCCGTAAGGATATGTTTACGTCCGACGGGCTTGTCGGGCTGGCATAAAGCCAGAACGACGTTAAAGCCGCCGTCTATAAGTGCCTTGAGATTCGTCTGTGCGAATTCAGGCGTTCCCATGAATATTATTTTAAGATCACGCCTGTCCACTTTATCAGTCCTCTGAATCATCTGTTCTGTAGACTTTGCCGTCAACAGATTTATCAATGAAGAGAATGCCGTTCAAATGGTCATTCTCGTGGCAGATGCATCTTGCGAGAAGGTCGTCTGCTTCTAATACAAACTCGTTGCCGTTACGGT contains these protein-coding regions:
- a CDS encoding methionyl-tRNA formyltransferase translates to MDRRDLKIIFMGTPEFAQTNLKALIDGGFNVVLALCQPDKPVGRKHILTAPPVKVLAQENGIEVFQPDTLKTEEALEKLSSYNADLIVTAAYGKILPKAVLDLPRYGCINCHGSLLPARRGSAPVQRAVLEGDKVTGITFMKMDVGMDTGDIIEKIEVEIDPNEHTETLMNRLAIASAEKLPSIIDAWVDGRLTATKQDDSLATSCPPIRPEEGEFSWDQDALDIHNRVRALSAWPGAFVMKGENKLKVLDSEVLEDEAMVPEDLKDSVSGTVVKAKGENLIVKCGKGYLKVKELQVPGGKRLMSRDCAHNFTVGNPIM